The nucleotide sequence TACGCCAATTTATCATACCTGACAAACGGAGCGAGCAGCGTGTCGAAATTAGAAAATGCCTCCGCTCCGGCTACTTCTCCCTGAAGAGTATAAATAAAATTTACCATTTGGCCCAAAGCCGAACCGAAGTGCTTGGCCGGTTTGCAAGCCACTTTTCCCGCCACCCCCGTGAAGCCGCGGAGCAGCAGATCCTGAAGATCCCAGCCACAGCAATAAGCGGCAACCAGTTGAAGATCGTGGATATGAAAGTCGCCCTGTTCATGAGCATCGCGAATACTTTTGGAATAAACTCGGTTCATCCAATATTTAGAACTCACGATTGAAGAAATGTAATTATTGAGACCCTGAAGAGAATAGGACATGTTGGCGTTTTCTTTCACTCTCCAGTCAATTTCCTGAATGTATTTGTCCACGAGGGTTACCGCTTCATCCAGAGCTCCTTCGGCCTCGCGAATTTTGCGGTGCTGTTCCCGGTAAAGAATGTAGGCCTTGGCGGTTTCCTCAAAATCCAAAATCATCAGTACTCTTTCCACCAGATCCTGGATTTCCTCAATTTCCGGAATGTATCCCTTACGGTAATTCCTGTTAAGCAGCCGCGTTACCTTATCACTTACCCGGTGGGCATCGGCTAAACTCCCCTCACCAGTCGCTGCGAAGGCCTTGGCCACCGCGTTGGTGATTTTGTTTTGATCAAGCAGCACCACCCGGCCGCTACGCTTCACCACTTTGGTGATCTGATTCTTGAACTTTTCAGATTTTTCTCCCCGCTTTCCTGCTTTCTTTTTTCCGCCATTTTTTTCGGCGCCAGTCATAGGCTGATCAGCCCTTGGCTGAGATCCGCCTCGGGCGGACATTTTTGTTAGCATTTTTGTTTTGCCCCTGCTCATTAAATTGTTATATTACTAAATTTTTACAATACTAGATCGCCAGAGCTAGAAATTTTTTTCACTTCAGAATCAAGATTACTGATTACTATTCTCCAATTTCTCCGCTTCTTTCTTGAAACTCTCCGCGTTCTTGAATGATTTATAGACGCTGGCAAAACGCATATAAGCCACGTCGTCAATTTCTTTTAGTTTATCCAGAACTATTTTTCCGATTTCCTTACTAGTTATTTCGCACTCTTCCTTGGATCTGACTTCATACTCTATGTCGCCCATCATTTTATCAATTTGCTCTTCAGTCACCGGCCGCTTTTCAATCGCCTTGCGAATGCCGGCTTCCACTTTTTCGCGGTTATATTCTTCTTTCCGGCCGTCTTTCTTAACCACGGCGAGACGCAAGATTTCCACCTCTTCATAAGTGCTAAAGCGGGCTTTGCATTTCTCGCACTCCCGGCGCCTTCTAATTGCTTTCCCATCCTGGGTATCGCGCGAATCAATTACTTTTGTTTCATTATGACCGCAAAAGGGGCAATTCATATATTTTATACAATATATTGTACATTGTTATCCCATTCTACCACAAGTCAAAAACCCCGACAAGCGTTCAGATTTAAGCCAAAATCTGGAGTTATGCACAGAGGGCAAATAAAATAAGATCACCGGCGATACGGTGACCTTTAAAAAATCCTTTTGACAAAGTGATTTTAATTATCTTTTTCTCTTCTGCTTTTTTGCATGCCTCCTCTTTTTCTCTGCTCTTTCCAATATTCTTTCTCTCCTATTTCTGTCGCTTCTACTCCGGTAACTTCTTTTTTAGACAATCTAAACTGCAACGCCATTTTCTGTTTAGCATCCTTCTCGTCTCTTGCTATAAACATCTCCGTTAATAATGTCGTGCAAGGACTCTTGACGGGAACTTTAATAATAAAGAATCTGTCTTTTTCCTGTTCACTTTTTTTATCAGGAACAGGATAAAGTATTTCTCTCATAAATACCTCCTTATAAGCAAGCTCGAAAATTATTTTTTCATTTTTCTCCGGATAAACGCGGGTATT is from Candidatus Moraniibacteriota bacterium and encodes:
- the nrdR gene encoding transcriptional regulator NrdR, translating into MNCPFCGHNETKVIDSRDTQDGKAIRRRRECEKCKARFSTYEEVEILRLAVVKKDGRKEEYNREKVEAGIRKAIEKRPVTEEQIDKMMGDIEYEVRSKEECEITSKEIGKIVLDKLKEIDDVAYMRFASVYKSFKNAESFKKEAEKLENSNQ